The Pseudomonadota bacterium DNA window ACAACAGCAGGACGGAGGATGGACGGATGGGACACACCGATGACAAGCACCAGATAGTGATCGTGGGCGCGGGACGGGTCGGGGCGACGACGGCGTACGCGGCGCTCGTGTCGGGGATCGCCGACACCATCACGCTCGTCGATTTCGATCCCAAGCGCGCCGAGGGCGAGGCGATGGATCTCATGCACGGGCTGCCGTACGTGGCGCCGGCCACCGTGCGCGCGGCCGGGTACGAGGCGTGCCGCGAGGCCGACGTGATCATCGTGACCGCGGGGGCGGCGCGGCAACCCGGCGACACGAGGCTCGAGCTCGCCAAGCGCAACCTCGCGGCCTTCGCGGAGATCGTCCCGAAGATCGCCGAGCAGACGCGCGAGGCCGTGCTGATCATCGTGTCGAACCCGGTCGATCTCCTCACCCTCGCGGCGCAGCGCATCTCGGGGCTGCCCCCGTCGCAGGTCGTCGGCACCGGGACCGTGCTCGACACGTCGCGGCTCCGGGCGATTCTCGGCGAGCACTTCGCGGTCGACGCGCGCAACGCGCACGCCTTCGTGGTGGGCGAGCACGGCGACTCCCAGGTCACGCTGTGGAGCGCGGCGCGAGTCGCCGGCCTCACCCTCCCCGACTTCGCGAGGGCGGTCGGGAAGGACTGGAACGAGGACCTGGCGCGCGCGCTCGAGAAGCAGGTCACCACGGCCGGGGCCGAGGTGATCAAGCGGAAGGGCGCGACGAACTTCTCGATCGGGCTCGTGGCGGCCCACCTCGCGCGCACGATCCTGCGCGACGAGCGATCCATCCTGACCGCGAGCTCCGTGCTGCACGGCGAGTACGGCCTCGCGGACGTCGCGCTATCGATCCCGTGCGTCGTCGGGCGGGAGGGCTGCGCCAAGACCCTGGCCATGTCGATCGACGCCGGGGAGCGGGCCGCGCTCGAGGCGTCGGCGGCGGCGCTGCGCAAGGTCTACGCCGACATCGGCGGCCCGAAGGGGTGAGGGGGATGGGGGGATGGGGTCAGGACCCATGGACCTGTTGCCCAAATAGATATCTTTCTCCGGCCCGCTTGATA harbors:
- a CDS encoding L-lactate dehydrogenase, with protein sequence MGHTDDKHQIVIVGAGRVGATTAYAALVSGIADTITLVDFDPKRAEGEAMDLMHGLPYVAPATVRAAGYEACREADVIIVTAGAARQPGDTRLELAKRNLAAFAEIVPKIAEQTREAVLIIVSNPVDLLTLAAQRISGLPPSQVVGTGTVLDTSRLRAILGEHFAVDARNAHAFVVGEHGDSQVTLWSAARVAGLTLPDFARAVGKDWNEDLARALEKQVTTAGAEVIKRKGATNFSIGLVAAHLARTILRDERSILTASSVLHGEYGLADVALSIPCVVGREGCAKTLAMSIDAGERAALEASAAALRKVYADIGGPKG